One segment of Campylobacter concisus DNA contains the following:
- a CDS encoding putative dsRNA-binding protein gives NGKEISRAVGSSKKQAQQLAAKIALEKIKK, from the coding sequence TAAATGGCAAAGAAATTTCACGTGCCGTTGGCAGCTCTAAAAAGCAAGCCCAACAGCTTGCAGCAAAAATCGCACTAGAAAAAATCAAAAAATAG